Proteins encoded in a region of the Cygnus olor isolate bCygOlo1 chromosome 4, bCygOlo1.pri.v2, whole genome shotgun sequence genome:
- the ST3GAL5 gene encoding lactosylceramide alpha-2,3-sialyltransferase isoform X7, producing the protein MKMRRPIWFLKGTPKLLVLFVVGGCFLYILKLHFYPEECDRTKTPYVDLDRVRRAQQYASAVLQEQCRPSYVKKEMGKLFAEKYSMDISPFVGKNIDEDEALFKYGPPFGFHRFFDKLKNLLELLPEHDLPEDLKSKHCKRCVVVGSGGILYGSELGHLLNQFDIVIRLNDAPVQGYTDHVGNKTTIRMTYPEGAPLSEHEYPPASLFVAVLFKSVDFNWLQAMVKNETLSLWIRLFFWKEVAKKIPFTSKQFRILNPVIVKETALDILQFPKPRSIFWGWDKNVPTIGVMAVILATHLCDEVSIAGFGYDLDQPSTPLHYYNNLCMAAMNRQTMHNVTGETKLLQKLVKGKVVKDLTGGIHCEFCSKDS; encoded by the exons ATGAAGATGAGAAGACCAATCTGGTTTTTAAAAGGTACTCCCAA ACTTCTCGTACTGTTTGTGGTTGGAGGGTGCTTTCTTTATATCCTCAAGTTACACTTTTACCCTGAAGAATGTGACAGAACAAAAACACCGTATGTGGACCTCGATCGTGTAAGG AGAGCACAACAATATGCCAGTGCTGTGTTGCAGGAACAGTGCCGACCTTCTtatgtgaaaaaagaaatgggaaagttaTTTGCAGAGAAATACAGCATGGACATATCTCCCTTTGTAGGAAAAAACATAGATGAAGATGAAGCTTTATTTAAATACGGACCTCCCTTTGGATTTCACAGGTTCTTTGATAAGCTTAAGAATCTCCTCGAACTCTTACCTGAGCATGATCTGCCAGAAGATTTGAAGTCAAAACACTGTAAACGTTGTGTTGTTGTTGGCAGTGGTGGAATTCTTTATGGATCTGAGCTAGGTCACTTACTGAATCAGTTTGATATTGTTATAAG GTTAAATGATGCGCCAGTCCAAGGATACACAGATCACGTTGGTAACAAAACGACGATAAGGATGACTTACCCAGAAGGAGCCCCGCTTTCTGAACACGAGTATCCTCCTGCTAGCTTATTTGtggctgttttgtttaaaagtgtTGATTTCAATTGGCTACAAGCAATGGTAAAAAATGAAACCTTG tctCTGTGGATACGacttttcttttggaaggaGGTTGCTAAGAAAATTCCTTTTACATCAAAACAGTTTCGGATTCTGAATCCAGTCATCGTTAAAGAGACAGCTCTGGACATTTTACAGTTCCCCAAACCTCGATCAATATTCTGGGGTTGGGATAAG AATGTACCCACAATTGGGGTCATGGCGGTTATTCTAGCCACGCATTTATGTGATGAAGTGAGCATAGCAGGATTTGGATATGACCTCGATCAGCCCAGTACTCCTTTGCACTATTACAACAACCTCTGCATGGCTGCCATGAACAGACAAACTATGCACAACGTGACAGGCGAAACAAAATTACTGCAAAAACTGGTCAAAGGAAAAGTTGTTAAAGACCTCACTGGTGGGATACATTGTGAATTCTGCAGCAAAGACAGTTAG
- the ST3GAL5 gene encoding lactosylceramide alpha-2,3-sialyltransferase isoform X8, which translates to MKMRRPIWFLKGTPKLLVLFVVGGCFLYILKLHFYPEECDRTKTPYVDLDRRAQQYASAVLQEQCRPSYVKKEMGKLFAEKYSMDISPFVGKNIDEDEALFKYGPPFGFHRFFDKLKNLLELLPEHDLPEDLKSKHCKRCVVVGSGGILYGSELGHLLNQFDIVIRLNDAPVQGYTDHVGNKTTIRMTYPEGAPLSEHEYPPASLFVAVLFKSVDFNWLQAMVKNETLSLWIRLFFWKEVAKKIPFTSKQFRILNPVIVKETALDILQFPKPRSIFWGWDKNVPTIGVMAVILATHLCDEVSIAGFGYDLDQPSTPLHYYNNLCMAAMNRQTMHNVTGETKLLQKLVKGKVVKDLTGGIHCEFCSKDS; encoded by the exons ATGAAGATGAGAAGACCAATCTGGTTTTTAAAAGGTACTCCCAA ACTTCTCGTACTGTTTGTGGTTGGAGGGTGCTTTCTTTATATCCTCAAGTTACACTTTTACCCTGAAGAATGTGACAGAACAAAAACACCGTATGTGGACCTCGATCGT AGAGCACAACAATATGCCAGTGCTGTGTTGCAGGAACAGTGCCGACCTTCTtatgtgaaaaaagaaatgggaaagttaTTTGCAGAGAAATACAGCATGGACATATCTCCCTTTGTAGGAAAAAACATAGATGAAGATGAAGCTTTATTTAAATACGGACCTCCCTTTGGATTTCACAGGTTCTTTGATAAGCTTAAGAATCTCCTCGAACTCTTACCTGAGCATGATCTGCCAGAAGATTTGAAGTCAAAACACTGTAAACGTTGTGTTGTTGTTGGCAGTGGTGGAATTCTTTATGGATCTGAGCTAGGTCACTTACTGAATCAGTTTGATATTGTTATAAG GTTAAATGATGCGCCAGTCCAAGGATACACAGATCACGTTGGTAACAAAACGACGATAAGGATGACTTACCCAGAAGGAGCCCCGCTTTCTGAACACGAGTATCCTCCTGCTAGCTTATTTGtggctgttttgtttaaaagtgtTGATTTCAATTGGCTACAAGCAATGGTAAAAAATGAAACCTTG tctCTGTGGATACGacttttcttttggaaggaGGTTGCTAAGAAAATTCCTTTTACATCAAAACAGTTTCGGATTCTGAATCCAGTCATCGTTAAAGAGACAGCTCTGGACATTTTACAGTTCCCCAAACCTCGATCAATATTCTGGGGTTGGGATAAG AATGTACCCACAATTGGGGTCATGGCGGTTATTCTAGCCACGCATTTATGTGATGAAGTGAGCATAGCAGGATTTGGATATGACCTCGATCAGCCCAGTACTCCTTTGCACTATTACAACAACCTCTGCATGGCTGCCATGAACAGACAAACTATGCACAACGTGACAGGCGAAACAAAATTACTGCAAAAACTGGTCAAAGGAAAAGTTGTTAAAGACCTCACTGGTGGGATACATTGTGAATTCTGCAGCAAAGACAGTTAG
- the ST3GAL5 gene encoding lactosylceramide alpha-2,3-sialyltransferase isoform X1 encodes MAAAYEKLTCQPVFFFPKSELEHADRNSWELTNCLLQSAMLSDNTSVKLKSDRSPPVQWCKVVAHEDEKTNLVFKRLLVLFVVGGCFLYILKLHFYPEECDRTKTPYVDLDRVRRAQQYASAVLQEQCRPSYVKKEMGKLFAEKYSMDISPFVGKNIDEDEALFKYGPPFGFHRFFDKLKNLLELLPEHDLPEDLKSKHCKRCVVVGSGGILYGSELGHLLNQFDIVIRLNDAPVQGYTDHVGNKTTIRMTYPEGAPLSEHEYPPASLFVAVLFKSVDFNWLQAMVKNETLSLWIRLFFWKEVAKKIPFTSKQFRILNPVIVKETALDILQFPKPRSIFWGWDKNVPTIGVMAVILATHLCDEVSIAGFGYDLDQPSTPLHYYNNLCMAAMNRQTMHNVTGETKLLQKLVKGKVVKDLTGGIHCEFCSKDS; translated from the exons ATGGCAGCAGCCTATGAGAAGTTGACGTGCCagcctgtgtttttctttccaaagtcaGAATTGGAGCACGCCGATAGAAACTCGTGGGAGCTTACAAACTGCCTCCTGCAAAGTG caatgCTGAGTGACAATACCTCTGTAAAGCTGAAAAGTGATCGTTCGCCTCCTGTGCAATGGTGTAAGGTAGTTGCACATGAAGATGAGAAGACCAATCTGGTTTTTAAAAG ACTTCTCGTACTGTTTGTGGTTGGAGGGTGCTTTCTTTATATCCTCAAGTTACACTTTTACCCTGAAGAATGTGACAGAACAAAAACACCGTATGTGGACCTCGATCGTGTAAGG AGAGCACAACAATATGCCAGTGCTGTGTTGCAGGAACAGTGCCGACCTTCTtatgtgaaaaaagaaatgggaaagttaTTTGCAGAGAAATACAGCATGGACATATCTCCCTTTGTAGGAAAAAACATAGATGAAGATGAAGCTTTATTTAAATACGGACCTCCCTTTGGATTTCACAGGTTCTTTGATAAGCTTAAGAATCTCCTCGAACTCTTACCTGAGCATGATCTGCCAGAAGATTTGAAGTCAAAACACTGTAAACGTTGTGTTGTTGTTGGCAGTGGTGGAATTCTTTATGGATCTGAGCTAGGTCACTTACTGAATCAGTTTGATATTGTTATAAG GTTAAATGATGCGCCAGTCCAAGGATACACAGATCACGTTGGTAACAAAACGACGATAAGGATGACTTACCCAGAAGGAGCCCCGCTTTCTGAACACGAGTATCCTCCTGCTAGCTTATTTGtggctgttttgtttaaaagtgtTGATTTCAATTGGCTACAAGCAATGGTAAAAAATGAAACCTTG tctCTGTGGATACGacttttcttttggaaggaGGTTGCTAAGAAAATTCCTTTTACATCAAAACAGTTTCGGATTCTGAATCCAGTCATCGTTAAAGAGACAGCTCTGGACATTTTACAGTTCCCCAAACCTCGATCAATATTCTGGGGTTGGGATAAG AATGTACCCACAATTGGGGTCATGGCGGTTATTCTAGCCACGCATTTATGTGATGAAGTGAGCATAGCAGGATTTGGATATGACCTCGATCAGCCCAGTACTCCTTTGCACTATTACAACAACCTCTGCATGGCTGCCATGAACAGACAAACTATGCACAACGTGACAGGCGAAACAAAATTACTGCAAAAACTGGTCAAAGGAAAAGTTGTTAAAGACCTCACTGGTGGGATACATTGTGAATTCTGCAGCAAAGACAGTTAG
- the ST3GAL5 gene encoding lactosylceramide alpha-2,3-sialyltransferase isoform X5, producing the protein MGTTLASSHRAMLSDNTSVKLKSDRSPPVQWCKVVAHEDEKTNLVFKRLLVLFVVGGCFLYILKLHFYPEECDRTKTPYVDLDRVRRAQQYASAVLQEQCRPSYVKKEMGKLFAEKYSMDISPFVGKNIDEDEALFKYGPPFGFHRFFDKLKNLLELLPEHDLPEDLKSKHCKRCVVVGSGGILYGSELGHLLNQFDIVIRLNDAPVQGYTDHVGNKTTIRMTYPEGAPLSEHEYPPASLFVAVLFKSVDFNWLQAMVKNETLSLWIRLFFWKEVAKKIPFTSKQFRILNPVIVKETALDILQFPKPRSIFWGWDKNVPTIGVMAVILATHLCDEVSIAGFGYDLDQPSTPLHYYNNLCMAAMNRQTMHNVTGETKLLQKLVKGKVVKDLTGGIHCEFCSKDS; encoded by the exons ATGGGCACAACCCTGGCAAGCAGTCACAGAG caatgCTGAGTGACAATACCTCTGTAAAGCTGAAAAGTGATCGTTCGCCTCCTGTGCAATGGTGTAAGGTAGTTGCACATGAAGATGAGAAGACCAATCTGGTTTTTAAAAG ACTTCTCGTACTGTTTGTGGTTGGAGGGTGCTTTCTTTATATCCTCAAGTTACACTTTTACCCTGAAGAATGTGACAGAACAAAAACACCGTATGTGGACCTCGATCGTGTAAGG AGAGCACAACAATATGCCAGTGCTGTGTTGCAGGAACAGTGCCGACCTTCTtatgtgaaaaaagaaatgggaaagttaTTTGCAGAGAAATACAGCATGGACATATCTCCCTTTGTAGGAAAAAACATAGATGAAGATGAAGCTTTATTTAAATACGGACCTCCCTTTGGATTTCACAGGTTCTTTGATAAGCTTAAGAATCTCCTCGAACTCTTACCTGAGCATGATCTGCCAGAAGATTTGAAGTCAAAACACTGTAAACGTTGTGTTGTTGTTGGCAGTGGTGGAATTCTTTATGGATCTGAGCTAGGTCACTTACTGAATCAGTTTGATATTGTTATAAG GTTAAATGATGCGCCAGTCCAAGGATACACAGATCACGTTGGTAACAAAACGACGATAAGGATGACTTACCCAGAAGGAGCCCCGCTTTCTGAACACGAGTATCCTCCTGCTAGCTTATTTGtggctgttttgtttaaaagtgtTGATTTCAATTGGCTACAAGCAATGGTAAAAAATGAAACCTTG tctCTGTGGATACGacttttcttttggaaggaGGTTGCTAAGAAAATTCCTTTTACATCAAAACAGTTTCGGATTCTGAATCCAGTCATCGTTAAAGAGACAGCTCTGGACATTTTACAGTTCCCCAAACCTCGATCAATATTCTGGGGTTGGGATAAG AATGTACCCACAATTGGGGTCATGGCGGTTATTCTAGCCACGCATTTATGTGATGAAGTGAGCATAGCAGGATTTGGATATGACCTCGATCAGCCCAGTACTCCTTTGCACTATTACAACAACCTCTGCATGGCTGCCATGAACAGACAAACTATGCACAACGTGACAGGCGAAACAAAATTACTGCAAAAACTGGTCAAAGGAAAAGTTGTTAAAGACCTCACTGGTGGGATACATTGTGAATTCTGCAGCAAAGACAGTTAG
- the ST3GAL5 gene encoding lactosylceramide alpha-2,3-sialyltransferase isoform X4, translating to MRRQGARAEPSAAMLSDNTSVKLKSDRSPPVQWCKVVAHEDEKTNLVFKRLLVLFVVGGCFLYILKLHFYPEECDRTKTPYVDLDRVRRAQQYASAVLQEQCRPSYVKKEMGKLFAEKYSMDISPFVGKNIDEDEALFKYGPPFGFHRFFDKLKNLLELLPEHDLPEDLKSKHCKRCVVVGSGGILYGSELGHLLNQFDIVIRLNDAPVQGYTDHVGNKTTIRMTYPEGAPLSEHEYPPASLFVAVLFKSVDFNWLQAMVKNETLSLWIRLFFWKEVAKKIPFTSKQFRILNPVIVKETALDILQFPKPRSIFWGWDKNVPTIGVMAVILATHLCDEVSIAGFGYDLDQPSTPLHYYNNLCMAAMNRQTMHNVTGETKLLQKLVKGKVVKDLTGGIHCEFCSKDS from the exons caatgCTGAGTGACAATACCTCTGTAAAGCTGAAAAGTGATCGTTCGCCTCCTGTGCAATGGTGTAAGGTAGTTGCACATGAAGATGAGAAGACCAATCTGGTTTTTAAAAG ACTTCTCGTACTGTTTGTGGTTGGAGGGTGCTTTCTTTATATCCTCAAGTTACACTTTTACCCTGAAGAATGTGACAGAACAAAAACACCGTATGTGGACCTCGATCGTGTAAGG AGAGCACAACAATATGCCAGTGCTGTGTTGCAGGAACAGTGCCGACCTTCTtatgtgaaaaaagaaatgggaaagttaTTTGCAGAGAAATACAGCATGGACATATCTCCCTTTGTAGGAAAAAACATAGATGAAGATGAAGCTTTATTTAAATACGGACCTCCCTTTGGATTTCACAGGTTCTTTGATAAGCTTAAGAATCTCCTCGAACTCTTACCTGAGCATGATCTGCCAGAAGATTTGAAGTCAAAACACTGTAAACGTTGTGTTGTTGTTGGCAGTGGTGGAATTCTTTATGGATCTGAGCTAGGTCACTTACTGAATCAGTTTGATATTGTTATAAG GTTAAATGATGCGCCAGTCCAAGGATACACAGATCACGTTGGTAACAAAACGACGATAAGGATGACTTACCCAGAAGGAGCCCCGCTTTCTGAACACGAGTATCCTCCTGCTAGCTTATTTGtggctgttttgtttaaaagtgtTGATTTCAATTGGCTACAAGCAATGGTAAAAAATGAAACCTTG tctCTGTGGATACGacttttcttttggaaggaGGTTGCTAAGAAAATTCCTTTTACATCAAAACAGTTTCGGATTCTGAATCCAGTCATCGTTAAAGAGACAGCTCTGGACATTTTACAGTTCCCCAAACCTCGATCAATATTCTGGGGTTGGGATAAG AATGTACCCACAATTGGGGTCATGGCGGTTATTCTAGCCACGCATTTATGTGATGAAGTGAGCATAGCAGGATTTGGATATGACCTCGATCAGCCCAGTACTCCTTTGCACTATTACAACAACCTCTGCATGGCTGCCATGAACAGACAAACTATGCACAACGTGACAGGCGAAACAAAATTACTGCAAAAACTGGTCAAAGGAAAAGTTGTTAAAGACCTCACTGGTGGGATACATTGTGAATTCTGCAGCAAAGACAGTTAG
- the ST3GAL5 gene encoding lactosylceramide alpha-2,3-sialyltransferase isoform X6, with the protein MLSDNTSVKLKSDRSPPVQWCKVVAHEDEKTNLVFKRLLVLFVVGGCFLYILKLHFYPEECDRTKTPYVDLDRVRRAQQYASAVLQEQCRPSYVKKEMGKLFAEKYSMDISPFVGKNIDEDEALFKYGPPFGFHRFFDKLKNLLELLPEHDLPEDLKSKHCKRCVVVGSGGILYGSELGHLLNQFDIVIRLNDAPVQGYTDHVGNKTTIRMTYPEGAPLSEHEYPPASLFVAVLFKSVDFNWLQAMVKNETLSLWIRLFFWKEVAKKIPFTSKQFRILNPVIVKETALDILQFPKPRSIFWGWDKNVPTIGVMAVILATHLCDEVSIAGFGYDLDQPSTPLHYYNNLCMAAMNRQTMHNVTGETKLLQKLVKGKVVKDLTGGIHCEFCSKDS; encoded by the exons atgCTGAGTGACAATACCTCTGTAAAGCTGAAAAGTGATCGTTCGCCTCCTGTGCAATGGTGTAAGGTAGTTGCACATGAAGATGAGAAGACCAATCTGGTTTTTAAAAG ACTTCTCGTACTGTTTGTGGTTGGAGGGTGCTTTCTTTATATCCTCAAGTTACACTTTTACCCTGAAGAATGTGACAGAACAAAAACACCGTATGTGGACCTCGATCGTGTAAGG AGAGCACAACAATATGCCAGTGCTGTGTTGCAGGAACAGTGCCGACCTTCTtatgtgaaaaaagaaatgggaaagttaTTTGCAGAGAAATACAGCATGGACATATCTCCCTTTGTAGGAAAAAACATAGATGAAGATGAAGCTTTATTTAAATACGGACCTCCCTTTGGATTTCACAGGTTCTTTGATAAGCTTAAGAATCTCCTCGAACTCTTACCTGAGCATGATCTGCCAGAAGATTTGAAGTCAAAACACTGTAAACGTTGTGTTGTTGTTGGCAGTGGTGGAATTCTTTATGGATCTGAGCTAGGTCACTTACTGAATCAGTTTGATATTGTTATAAG GTTAAATGATGCGCCAGTCCAAGGATACACAGATCACGTTGGTAACAAAACGACGATAAGGATGACTTACCCAGAAGGAGCCCCGCTTTCTGAACACGAGTATCCTCCTGCTAGCTTATTTGtggctgttttgtttaaaagtgtTGATTTCAATTGGCTACAAGCAATGGTAAAAAATGAAACCTTG tctCTGTGGATACGacttttcttttggaaggaGGTTGCTAAGAAAATTCCTTTTACATCAAAACAGTTTCGGATTCTGAATCCAGTCATCGTTAAAGAGACAGCTCTGGACATTTTACAGTTCCCCAAACCTCGATCAATATTCTGGGGTTGGGATAAG AATGTACCCACAATTGGGGTCATGGCGGTTATTCTAGCCACGCATTTATGTGATGAAGTGAGCATAGCAGGATTTGGATATGACCTCGATCAGCCCAGTACTCCTTTGCACTATTACAACAACCTCTGCATGGCTGCCATGAACAGACAAACTATGCACAACGTGACAGGCGAAACAAAATTACTGCAAAAACTGGTCAAAGGAAAAGTTGTTAAAGACCTCACTGGTGGGATACATTGTGAATTCTGCAGCAAAGACAGTTAG
- the ST3GAL5 gene encoding lactosylceramide alpha-2,3-sialyltransferase isoform X2 — MAAAYEKLTCQPVFFFPKSELEHADRNSWELTNCLLQSAMLSDNTSVKLKSDRSPPVQWCKVVAHEDEKTNLVFKRLLVLFVVGGCFLYILKLHFYPEECDRTKTPYVDLDRRAQQYASAVLQEQCRPSYVKKEMGKLFAEKYSMDISPFVGKNIDEDEALFKYGPPFGFHRFFDKLKNLLELLPEHDLPEDLKSKHCKRCVVVGSGGILYGSELGHLLNQFDIVIRLNDAPVQGYTDHVGNKTTIRMTYPEGAPLSEHEYPPASLFVAVLFKSVDFNWLQAMVKNETLSLWIRLFFWKEVAKKIPFTSKQFRILNPVIVKETALDILQFPKPRSIFWGWDKNVPTIGVMAVILATHLCDEVSIAGFGYDLDQPSTPLHYYNNLCMAAMNRQTMHNVTGETKLLQKLVKGKVVKDLTGGIHCEFCSKDS, encoded by the exons ATGGCAGCAGCCTATGAGAAGTTGACGTGCCagcctgtgtttttctttccaaagtcaGAATTGGAGCACGCCGATAGAAACTCGTGGGAGCTTACAAACTGCCTCCTGCAAAGTG caatgCTGAGTGACAATACCTCTGTAAAGCTGAAAAGTGATCGTTCGCCTCCTGTGCAATGGTGTAAGGTAGTTGCACATGAAGATGAGAAGACCAATCTGGTTTTTAAAAG ACTTCTCGTACTGTTTGTGGTTGGAGGGTGCTTTCTTTATATCCTCAAGTTACACTTTTACCCTGAAGAATGTGACAGAACAAAAACACCGTATGTGGACCTCGATCGT AGAGCACAACAATATGCCAGTGCTGTGTTGCAGGAACAGTGCCGACCTTCTtatgtgaaaaaagaaatgggaaagttaTTTGCAGAGAAATACAGCATGGACATATCTCCCTTTGTAGGAAAAAACATAGATGAAGATGAAGCTTTATTTAAATACGGACCTCCCTTTGGATTTCACAGGTTCTTTGATAAGCTTAAGAATCTCCTCGAACTCTTACCTGAGCATGATCTGCCAGAAGATTTGAAGTCAAAACACTGTAAACGTTGTGTTGTTGTTGGCAGTGGTGGAATTCTTTATGGATCTGAGCTAGGTCACTTACTGAATCAGTTTGATATTGTTATAAG GTTAAATGATGCGCCAGTCCAAGGATACACAGATCACGTTGGTAACAAAACGACGATAAGGATGACTTACCCAGAAGGAGCCCCGCTTTCTGAACACGAGTATCCTCCTGCTAGCTTATTTGtggctgttttgtttaaaagtgtTGATTTCAATTGGCTACAAGCAATGGTAAAAAATGAAACCTTG tctCTGTGGATACGacttttcttttggaaggaGGTTGCTAAGAAAATTCCTTTTACATCAAAACAGTTTCGGATTCTGAATCCAGTCATCGTTAAAGAGACAGCTCTGGACATTTTACAGTTCCCCAAACCTCGATCAATATTCTGGGGTTGGGATAAG AATGTACCCACAATTGGGGTCATGGCGGTTATTCTAGCCACGCATTTATGTGATGAAGTGAGCATAGCAGGATTTGGATATGACCTCGATCAGCCCAGTACTCCTTTGCACTATTACAACAACCTCTGCATGGCTGCCATGAACAGACAAACTATGCACAACGTGACAGGCGAAACAAAATTACTGCAAAAACTGGTCAAAGGAAAAGTTGTTAAAGACCTCACTGGTGGGATACATTGTGAATTCTGCAGCAAAGACAGTTAG
- the ST3GAL5 gene encoding lactosylceramide alpha-2,3-sialyltransferase isoform X3: protein MGPSACEETGVSFNWTDEGAMLSDNTSVKLKSDRSPPVQWCKVVAHEDEKTNLVFKRLLVLFVVGGCFLYILKLHFYPEECDRTKTPYVDLDRVRRAQQYASAVLQEQCRPSYVKKEMGKLFAEKYSMDISPFVGKNIDEDEALFKYGPPFGFHRFFDKLKNLLELLPEHDLPEDLKSKHCKRCVVVGSGGILYGSELGHLLNQFDIVIRLNDAPVQGYTDHVGNKTTIRMTYPEGAPLSEHEYPPASLFVAVLFKSVDFNWLQAMVKNETLSLWIRLFFWKEVAKKIPFTSKQFRILNPVIVKETALDILQFPKPRSIFWGWDKNVPTIGVMAVILATHLCDEVSIAGFGYDLDQPSTPLHYYNNLCMAAMNRQTMHNVTGETKLLQKLVKGKVVKDLTGGIHCEFCSKDS, encoded by the exons ATGGGACCCTCAGCGTGTGAGGAGACAGGAGTGTCCTTTAATTGGACAGATGAGGGAG caatgCTGAGTGACAATACCTCTGTAAAGCTGAAAAGTGATCGTTCGCCTCCTGTGCAATGGTGTAAGGTAGTTGCACATGAAGATGAGAAGACCAATCTGGTTTTTAAAAG ACTTCTCGTACTGTTTGTGGTTGGAGGGTGCTTTCTTTATATCCTCAAGTTACACTTTTACCCTGAAGAATGTGACAGAACAAAAACACCGTATGTGGACCTCGATCGTGTAAGG AGAGCACAACAATATGCCAGTGCTGTGTTGCAGGAACAGTGCCGACCTTCTtatgtgaaaaaagaaatgggaaagttaTTTGCAGAGAAATACAGCATGGACATATCTCCCTTTGTAGGAAAAAACATAGATGAAGATGAAGCTTTATTTAAATACGGACCTCCCTTTGGATTTCACAGGTTCTTTGATAAGCTTAAGAATCTCCTCGAACTCTTACCTGAGCATGATCTGCCAGAAGATTTGAAGTCAAAACACTGTAAACGTTGTGTTGTTGTTGGCAGTGGTGGAATTCTTTATGGATCTGAGCTAGGTCACTTACTGAATCAGTTTGATATTGTTATAAG GTTAAATGATGCGCCAGTCCAAGGATACACAGATCACGTTGGTAACAAAACGACGATAAGGATGACTTACCCAGAAGGAGCCCCGCTTTCTGAACACGAGTATCCTCCTGCTAGCTTATTTGtggctgttttgtttaaaagtgtTGATTTCAATTGGCTACAAGCAATGGTAAAAAATGAAACCTTG tctCTGTGGATACGacttttcttttggaaggaGGTTGCTAAGAAAATTCCTTTTACATCAAAACAGTTTCGGATTCTGAATCCAGTCATCGTTAAAGAGACAGCTCTGGACATTTTACAGTTCCCCAAACCTCGATCAATATTCTGGGGTTGGGATAAG AATGTACCCACAATTGGGGTCATGGCGGTTATTCTAGCCACGCATTTATGTGATGAAGTGAGCATAGCAGGATTTGGATATGACCTCGATCAGCCCAGTACTCCTTTGCACTATTACAACAACCTCTGCATGGCTGCCATGAACAGACAAACTATGCACAACGTGACAGGCGAAACAAAATTACTGCAAAAACTGGTCAAAGGAAAAGTTGTTAAAGACCTCACTGGTGGGATACATTGTGAATTCTGCAGCAAAGACAGTTAG